Proteins encoded by one window of Desulfovibrio ferrophilus:
- a CDS encoding protein kinase domain-containing protein gives MSDDERRHQDRVALDPPGLAVLRVGGNGDEISDTVPTFVDVLNVSPGGVMVEAEHGVPDPQQCILQFFDNQLQDWRARPCSRVWEAEADTDDSRLWGMAFKGFDELNARLSLPPEDIDFLMRMSLLGSVPRKATCRLLNCLVRKRFADGETLVRQGEAGDSLFVLQYGDCQVEVIKDGVVHGLAMLHPGDVVGEMAVLTGEPRTASAVAQGDVTAWRLARSDFDRLAKEQPDLLIFLTELVANRFESSQIIADRTVAKYVIRHQLGKGEWSIVYRGVHQALDMPVAIKMMRHDMAMNHAFLRTFRQEANTIAKLRHQNIVQVFDIEELYRTVFIIMESLQGFSLRDVLERTGRIPAERAAAMLVQICSGLAYAHEQGVVHRDIKPANVFVQDGDRIKILDFGLACTPADEGLGILGTPLYAAPEQVGGCATDHLADMYSTGIMAYEMVIGQRPYPERSRSELMQLHRNQDIPDPLLSVPELPEPLREFIVTCCRRDPSERFSDMEQARALLTPLLNGKDLCTRRKMSSLYLFYPEEVQGGVNELMEELSVRAKAMGVELRTAEIKDV, from the coding sequence ATGAGCGATGATGAACGTCGGCATCAGGATCGGGTTGCATTGGACCCACCCGGATTGGCTGTTTTACGTGTCGGTGGCAATGGGGATGAGATCTCCGACACTGTCCCCACCTTCGTGGATGTACTCAATGTCAGCCCGGGAGGGGTGATGGTTGAGGCGGAACACGGCGTTCCTGACCCGCAGCAGTGTATATTGCAGTTCTTTGATAATCAGCTCCAGGATTGGCGCGCCAGACCCTGTAGCCGGGTCTGGGAAGCTGAGGCAGATACTGATGATTCGCGGCTATGGGGCATGGCTTTCAAAGGATTTGATGAGTTGAATGCGCGCCTGTCCCTGCCGCCGGAGGATATTGATTTTCTGATGCGGATGAGTCTGCTCGGGAGTGTCCCTCGAAAGGCCACGTGTCGGTTGCTCAACTGTCTGGTGAGGAAACGGTTTGCTGACGGGGAAACCCTCGTGCGTCAGGGTGAGGCTGGCGATAGTCTGTTTGTCCTCCAATATGGAGATTGCCAGGTCGAAGTGATCAAGGATGGCGTGGTGCATGGTCTGGCCATGTTGCACCCCGGGGATGTGGTCGGTGAGATGGCCGTGTTGACGGGGGAACCTCGTACAGCCAGTGCTGTTGCCCAAGGGGATGTGACGGCTTGGCGGTTGGCTCGGTCCGATTTCGACAGATTGGCCAAGGAACAGCCTGATCTGTTGATATTCTTGACAGAATTGGTGGCCAACCGCTTCGAATCATCGCAGATTATTGCTGACCGGACTGTGGCCAAGTACGTGATCCGACATCAGTTGGGAAAGGGCGAGTGGAGTATCGTCTACCGTGGGGTGCATCAGGCTCTGGACATGCCGGTTGCCATCAAAATGATGCGTCATGACATGGCCATGAATCATGCTTTTTTGCGAACCTTCCGGCAGGAAGCCAATACCATCGCGAAGCTTCGTCATCAGAATATCGTGCAGGTCTTCGATATCGAGGAACTCTACCGCACGGTGTTCATCATTATGGAATCCTTGCAGGGATTTTCTCTTAGGGATGTGTTGGAGCGGACCGGACGAATCCCGGCAGAACGCGCTGCGGCGATGTTAGTCCAGATTTGTTCCGGTCTGGCTTATGCCCATGAACAGGGGGTTGTGCATCGCGATATCAAGCCCGCCAATGTCTTTGTTCAGGACGGTGACCGGATCAAGATTCTTGATTTTGGGCTGGCCTGCACTCCTGCTGATGAAGGATTGGGGATTTTGGGGACACCCTTGTACGCCGCCCCGGAGCAGGTTGGTGGGTGCGCCACCGATCATCTGGCGGATATGTATTCCACCGGTATCATGGCCTACGAAATGGTCATCGGGCAGCGGCCCTATCCTGAGCGCAGCCGTTCGGAACTCATGCAGTTGCATCGCAATCAGGATATCCCCGATCCCTTGTTGTCCGTACCCGAGTTACCTGAGCCTTTGCGTGAGTTCATTGTCACCTGTTGCCGCAGGGACCCGAGTGAGCGTTTCAGCGATATGGAACAGGCCAGGGCATTACTGACCCCGTTGCTGAACGGAAAGGATCTTTGCACCCGGCGCAAGATGTCCTCATTGTATCTGTTCTATCCCGAAGAGGTACAGGGTGGCGTCAACGAACTCATGGAGGAACTCTCGGTCCGGGCCAAGGCCATGGGGGTGGAGTTGAGAACTGCCGAGATCAAGGATGTCTGA
- a CDS encoding PP2C family protein-serine/threonine phosphatase, which translates to MSDSRMNLEAFGLSRVGRVRSNNEDRFLVRHVGRGVLLAVADGIGGQYGGARAAGFAIQSFREFDAEAAPELALNRCMTKANESIYLHRVENPRLRHMGTTLTAVYADPFRAVYIHAGDSRFYLLRDATSTLVTRDHSTLRTMIETGDVTAAMARMHLERDSLEQCLGCPDLEPDRGELRLDAGDVLLVCTDGLYREVADDTMTRTLVGGVPLRLAILELAATALASGARDNFTMVSARI; encoded by the coding sequence ATGTCTGATTCGAGGATGAATCTGGAAGCCTTTGGGCTCAGCCGTGTGGGACGGGTCAGGTCCAATAACGAGGACAGGTTTCTGGTGCGCCACGTTGGGCGCGGTGTATTGCTTGCTGTGGCCGATGGTATTGGCGGGCAATACGGTGGAGCCAGGGCTGCTGGGTTTGCCATCCAGAGTTTTCGGGAGTTCGACGCGGAGGCTGCTCCTGAGTTGGCCTTGAATCGTTGCATGACGAAAGCCAATGAATCAATTTATCTGCATCGGGTGGAGAACCCTCGATTGAGGCACATGGGGACAACGTTGACGGCTGTGTATGCCGACCCGTTTCGGGCCGTGTACATCCATGCTGGCGATAGCCGGTTTTATCTCCTTCGAGATGCGACTTCGACCTTGGTGACTCGGGATCACAGTACCTTGAGGACCATGATCGAAACGGGTGACGTGACTGCCGCCATGGCCAGAATGCACCTGGAGAGGGATTCCCTGGAGCAATGTCTCGGGTGTCCCGACCTGGAGCCGGACAGGGGGGAGTTGCGACTTGATGCGGGGGATGTTCTGCTGGTGTGTACTGATGGTCTCTATCGTGAAGTGGCTGACGACACCATGACACGAACGCTTGTGGGAGGGGTTCCCCTGCGTCTGGCAATATTGGAGCTGGCTGCAACGGCGCTGGCTTCTGGCGCACGTGACAACTTCACCATGGTCTCCGCTCGCATCTGA
- a CDS encoding PAS domain-containing protein has translation MQDVIRWDHFLIAEHELIERAMAVLKANLELVEQAGHDSLQLKRALDFLLEFGDRIHNVKEEQFLFPKMQERGIPVEGGPLGVMLMEHEAERELLGRMAASVDGLKGVAPEARRTFVQEGLDYLKVRAEHIWKENDVLYPMGRKVLSEADADVLLESFLALDVQVYGEGAQENYAAMVAEIEDEKVRKSLVAGLSIEQLHGIMETLPFEVTFVDAKDTVAYFNRLDKPKIFPRTRSVIGRKVEKCHPGKSVGTVREIVQGFKDGTRDKAEFWIDMGGMKVMIRYFPVHDEEGRYMGVLEVTQDIAPIQAIEGQKRLLD, from the coding sequence ATGCAGGACGTCATTCGTTGGGATCATTTTCTGATTGCAGAGCACGAACTGATTGAGCGCGCCATGGCGGTGCTCAAGGCGAATCTGGAGTTGGTGGAACAGGCCGGGCATGATTCTTTGCAGCTCAAGCGTGCCCTGGATTTTCTGCTGGAGTTCGGGGACAGGATTCATAACGTGAAGGAAGAGCAGTTTTTGTTCCCCAAAATGCAGGAACGCGGTATTCCGGTGGAGGGCGGCCCGCTTGGAGTGATGCTTATGGAGCATGAGGCCGAGCGTGAGTTGCTCGGCAGAATGGCGGCATCCGTGGATGGATTGAAGGGGGTGGCTCCAGAGGCCCGACGGACGTTTGTGCAGGAAGGATTGGATTACCTGAAGGTCAGGGCCGAGCATATCTGGAAGGAAAATGATGTTCTCTATCCCATGGGGCGTAAAGTCCTCAGTGAAGCTGACGCAGATGTGCTGCTGGAGAGTTTTTTGGCGTTGGATGTCCAGGTCTACGGGGAAGGTGCTCAGGAGAATTATGCGGCCATGGTCGCCGAAATCGAGGATGAGAAGGTCCGAAAGTCCCTGGTTGCCGGCCTGTCCATTGAGCAACTGCATGGCATTATGGAAACTCTGCCTTTTGAAGTGACCTTTGTGGATGCCAAGGACACCGTCGCCTATTTCAATAGACTGGACAAACCAAAGATTTTTCCGCGTACTCGTTCCGTCATCGGACGCAAGGTCGAGAAATGTCACCCTGGTAAAAGTGTGGGCACCGTGCGTGAGATTGTGCAGGGATTCAAGGACGGCACGCGTGACAAGGCGGAATTCTGGATCGATATGGGTGGAATGAAGGTCATGATCCGCTATTTCCCGGTGCATGATGAAGAGGGCAGGTATATGGGCGTTTTGGAAGTGACTCAGGACATTGCCCCGATACAGGCCATCGAGGGCCAGAAACGACTGCTTGATTAG